In one Methanobacteriaceae archaeon genomic region, the following are encoded:
- a CDS encoding methanogenesis marker 16 metalloprotein — MLNRTIEEINQKITNGEAKVLTAEEITQMVMNGEKPGVDEVDVVTTGTCGIMSGTAALLHLKVGEPGSFKKAKKIYLNGVPGFPGPCPNEWLGSVDLMIYGTAHSVKDHEYGGGFLFKDMVAGNEIEIEVESIRGEIIKSTTTLEEMGTAKMIGTRMAFKNYTAFTNPNQEAISSIFHAIDMEGPFKGLSFSGCGEINPLQNDPLMQTISMGSKILLNGSEGFIMDNGTRSTPEKPNLMLAADMHDMDAHYLGGFKTAAGQEIFDSVAIAIPITSQEVLERTFIKNTDIKLPVADIKGRHLPLTETNYGEMWDGADLRPIYHSEKCANCAECIVRQRCPTMAFTDLLDAQKCFGCGMCAYSCEYGTFEMNTGSVELKLAQGEVDVPIACRQSDLKRAREITSELKERIENGSFLINNCF; from the coding sequence ATTTTGAATCGTACTATTGAAGAAATTAATCAGAAAATTACAAATGGCGAGGCCAAGGTCTTAACTGCGGAAGAAATAACTCAAATGGTTATGAATGGTGAAAAACCTGGTGTTGATGAAGTAGATGTAGTTACCACCGGGACTTGTGGGATAATGTCTGGAACTGCAGCACTATTACACTTGAAAGTAGGTGAGCCAGGCTCATTTAAAAAGGCCAAAAAAATCTACTTAAATGGAGTCCCTGGATTTCCCGGCCCATGTCCCAATGAATGGCTGGGTTCTGTGGATTTAATGATTTATGGAACAGCCCACAGTGTAAAAGATCATGAATATGGTGGGGGATTCTTATTCAAGGACATGGTGGCTGGAAATGAGATTGAAATCGAAGTAGAATCTATACGTGGAGAAATAATCAAATCAACCACTACTCTGGAAGAAATGGGCACTGCCAAGATGATTGGTACCCGCATGGCCTTTAAAAATTACACGGCATTTACAAATCCCAATCAAGAGGCCATATCCTCCATATTCCATGCCATAGATATGGAAGGACCATTCAAAGGCCTTTCATTTTCGGGTTGTGGAGAAATAAACCCTCTTCAAAATGATCCATTAATGCAGACCATCTCTATGGGAAGTAAAATACTTTTAAATGGTTCTGAAGGATTTATAATGGATAATGGTACTCGGAGCACTCCTGAAAAACCCAATCTAATGTTAGCTGCGGATATGCATGATATGGATGCTCATTATCTGGGCGGTTTTAAAACAGCGGCCGGCCAGGAAATATTTGATTCGGTGGCCATTGCAATTCCTATAACCAGTCAGGAAGTTCTGGAGAGGACATTTATTAAGAATACTGACATTAAACTTCCTGTGGCAGATATTAAAGGGCGACATCTACCTCTTACTGAAACCAATTATGGTGAAATGTGGGATGGGGCCGATTTGAGGCCAATTTACCACTCAGAAAAATGTGCAAACTGTGCTGAATGTATTGTGAGGCAAAGATGCCCTACCATGGCCTTCACGGATTTATTAGATGCCCAAAAATGTTTTGGTTGTGGAATGTGTGCTTATTCCTGTGAATATGGTACATTTGAAATGAATACTGGCTCAGTAGAACTTAAACTTGCTCAGGGTGAAGTAGATGTACCTATTGCATGTAGACAATCAGACCTTAAGCGGGCCAGAGAAATTACTTCGGAACTTAAAGAAAGAATAGAAAATGGTAGCTTCTTGATTAATAATTGTTTTTAA